From the genome of Geothrix sp. 21YS21S-4, one region includes:
- the cas5 gene encoding type I-MYXAN CRISPR-associated protein Cas5/Cmx5/DevS: MIGLRLTVPVACWRKGRAREFWETETLPPPATCYGALLSFVGEVDRRVHEGSRVTSGLLNQPHLSTVLRTLWKVKDPKTPQGNSQNARPDLQQLWCQADLMIWCDSSEESGSRLEDRIREAFIHPERIQRFGGWSLGESTHLINDAWLIDDGVPPTACRVFLEDPKGSHTLPVWVDHVGMAGTRYAVGNLVDITSAPSPERLPRILAS, encoded by the coding sequence ATGATCGGCCTCCGGCTTACCGTCCCGGTCGCCTGCTGGCGGAAGGGGCGGGCCCGGGAGTTCTGGGAAACGGAAACCCTTCCACCCCCGGCCACCTGTTACGGAGCCCTGCTCTCCTTCGTCGGCGAGGTGGACCGCCGAGTTCACGAGGGTTCACGCGTGACCTCGGGCCTCTTGAACCAGCCCCACCTCAGCACGGTGCTGCGCACCCTCTGGAAAGTGAAGGATCCCAAGACGCCCCAGGGCAATAGCCAGAACGCGCGCCCCGACCTTCAACAACTCTGGTGCCAGGCGGATTTGATGATCTGGTGCGACAGCAGCGAAGAATCGGGCTCTCGCCTAGAGGATCGCATTCGAGAGGCCTTTATCCACCCGGAACGCATTCAGCGTTTCGGGGGGTGGTCCCTCGGTGAAAGCACTCACCTCATCAACGATGCCTGGTTGATTGACGATGGCGTTCCCCCCACGGCTTGCCGCGTCTTCCTAGAGGATCCCAAAGGCAGCCATACGCTGCCGGTCTGGGTCGATCATGTGGGCATGGCAGGCACCCGTTACGCCGTGGGCAACTTGGTGGACATCACCTCCGCACCTTCGCCTGAACGGCTCCCTCGGATCCTCGCGTCATGA
- a CDS encoding type I-MYXAN CRISPR-associated endonuclease Cas4/Cas1, with amino-acid sequence MAVHAWAYCPRLFYLEEIEEIRVADERIFEGRELHEQLEAKEEGDLHTFTLESETWGLKGKLDACRHRDGRWIVVEHKKGRSRKGERGAEAWESDRLQSAAYGALLAEHLGEPVLEAHIRYHADHKRVVVPVDASLLQELETALREMSLLRNTPERPSVTPHAQRCIHCSLAPVCLPEEERFQQREDWEPLRLYPQHHDRLTLHVLGHGSQLGRSGDQLVVRPLEGPEERFPVEQVEQIVIHGYAQASTQALHLCFARDINVHWLGAGGRYLGGCAAGSGGVQRRIRQYEALRDPAFRLERSKELVRGKVRMQIGFLLRATRGRDRTDHVLRRVKDLRACLAGLSAVSSFDDLRGVEGLAGQAYFGCLDSLLLPELPESLRFLGRSRRPPEDPVNALLSFGYSLLYRDVVAAILAVGLEPAFGLFHTARSAAYPLALDLMELFRVPLVDMVVIASLNRRQWDAERHFRRLGPAIYLNEEGREQAISLFEGRKAETWRHPVLGYSLSYHRLMELEARLLEKSWMGHPGLFARWSLR; translated from the coding sequence ATGGCGGTCCATGCCTGGGCGTACTGCCCCCGACTTTTCTACCTCGAAGAAATTGAGGAGATCCGCGTCGCGGATGAGCGGATCTTCGAGGGAAGAGAACTGCATGAGCAATTGGAAGCGAAGGAAGAAGGCGATCTCCACACCTTCACCCTGGAAAGCGAAACTTGGGGTTTGAAAGGGAAACTGGACGCCTGCCGCCACCGGGACGGGCGGTGGATCGTGGTGGAGCACAAGAAGGGGCGCAGCCGCAAAGGCGAACGTGGGGCTGAGGCATGGGAGAGCGACCGCCTCCAATCTGCCGCCTACGGCGCCCTTCTGGCGGAGCACCTTGGAGAGCCCGTACTCGAAGCCCACATCCGCTACCACGCAGACCATAAACGCGTGGTGGTCCCCGTGGACGCTTCCTTGCTTCAGGAACTGGAAACCGCGCTGAGGGAGATGAGTCTCCTGCGGAACACGCCGGAACGCCCATCCGTCACACCCCATGCCCAGCGTTGCATCCATTGCAGCCTGGCCCCAGTCTGCCTTCCAGAGGAGGAACGGTTCCAGCAGCGCGAGGACTGGGAGCCTTTGCGCCTCTACCCCCAGCACCATGACCGGCTCACTTTACATGTCCTGGGGCATGGTTCCCAGCTCGGGCGTTCCGGAGACCAGCTGGTGGTACGCCCCCTGGAAGGCCCTGAGGAGCGCTTTCCCGTGGAGCAGGTGGAGCAGATCGTGATTCACGGCTATGCCCAAGCTTCCACCCAGGCCCTTCATCTTTGTTTTGCCCGGGACATCAATGTCCATTGGTTGGGCGCGGGAGGCCGGTACCTGGGCGGATGCGCCGCCGGTTCGGGAGGCGTTCAACGCCGCATCCGCCAGTACGAGGCGTTGCGTGATCCAGCCTTTCGACTGGAACGCTCAAAGGAGCTGGTCAGGGGGAAGGTTCGAATGCAGATTGGTTTTCTGCTGCGAGCCACCCGGGGACGGGATCGAACAGATCATGTGCTCCGACGCGTGAAGGACCTCCGAGCCTGTTTGGCAGGCCTGTCTGCCGTATCCAGTTTCGACGACCTGCGCGGGGTAGAAGGATTGGCTGGGCAAGCGTATTTCGGTTGCCTGGACAGCCTTCTTCTCCCAGAATTGCCGGAATCTTTACGTTTTTTGGGACGCAGCCGAAGGCCCCCCGAGGATCCCGTCAATGCCCTGCTTTCCTTCGGCTACTCGCTCCTCTACCGAGACGTGGTGGCTGCGATCCTCGCCGTAGGACTGGAACCCGCTTTCGGGCTATTTCACACCGCCCGTTCAGCGGCTTACCCCCTGGCTCTGGATCTGATGGAATTGTTCCGAGTCCCGTTGGTGGACATGGTGGTGATCGCCAGCCTCAACCGCCGCCAATGGGATGCCGAACGCCACTTCCGGCGCCTGGGCCCGGCAATCTACCTGAACGAGGAAGGACGGGAGCAAGCCATCTCCCTGTTCGAGGGAAGGAAGGCAGAAACCTGGCGCCATCCAGTCCTTGGCTACAGCCTCAGTTATCACCGTCTGATGGAACTGGAAGCGCGGCTGCTGGAGAAGAGCTGGATGGGACACCCAGGCCTCTTCGCCCGCTGGAGCCTCCGGTGA
- the cas2 gene encoding CRISPR-associated endonuclease Cas2 encodes MKHPPERHWYLVAYDVADDKKRAKVAKCLEGFGERIQYSVFRTFLSGRALARLRWELSRIMAPLDGLLIIHLCPSCQARIQDRKGKRDWKEEAPLGFRISGQSLKHPSPGGIATDSSQDLSKSSEPSVSPQSMNAAGSRKYKGSR; translated from the coding sequence GTGAAGCATCCTCCGGAACGCCACTGGTATCTGGTGGCCTACGACGTGGCCGACGACAAGAAGCGGGCCAAGGTGGCGAAATGTCTGGAAGGCTTCGGCGAGCGGATTCAGTACTCCGTGTTCCGCACCTTCCTGAGCGGCCGTGCCCTCGCTCGTCTCCGCTGGGAGTTGAGTCGAATCATGGCTCCCCTGGACGGACTGCTGATCATCCATTTGTGCCCGTCCTGCCAAGCCCGCATCCAAGACCGGAAGGGCAAACGAGATTGGAAAGAGGAAGCACCCTTGGGATTTCGGATTTCGGGGCAAAGCCTCAAGCACCCCAGCCCGGGGGGGATCGCGACCGACTCATCTCAAGACTTATCAAAGAGTTCAGAACCATCCGTCTCGCCCCAGTCCATGAATGCTGCCGGATCAAGGAAATACAAGGGATCCCGCTAA